A genomic window from Sulfurospirillum diekertiae includes:
- a CDS encoding transposase family protein, with translation MSKTQKKQREYYSGKQKRHTLKGQIVIDKEERIMCVHTAKGTTHDFRLFQESNLPLMPKTCVYVDLGYLGIAKEHSHCQIPHKASKLHPLSEEQKEENRQKASARICVEHVNAKIKTFQILTQKYRNRRKRFNLRFNLICGLINFDRGFAVEYK, from the coding sequence AAAAGCGTCATACCCTTAAAGGACAGATTGTGATTGATAAAGAGGAGAGGATTATGTGTGTGCATACCGCTAAAGGTACGACACATGATTTTAGACTGTTTCAAGAATCTAATCTCCCCTTGATGCCCAAGACCTGTGTTTATGTTGATTTGGGATATCTGGGTATTGCCAAAGAACATAGCCATTGTCAAATTCCCCATAAAGCCTCCAAACTTCATCCTTTGAGTGAGGAGCAAAAAGAGGAAAACAGACAAAAAGCAAGTGCTAGAATATGTGTTGAACATGTGAATGCTAAAATCAAAACATTTCAGATACTCACCCAAAAATACAGAAACAGAAGAAAACGATTCAATCTACGCTTTAATTTGATATGTGGATTAATCAACTTTGACCGTGGTTTTGCTGTGGAATACAAATGA